One Eubacterium sp. 1001713B170207_170306_E7 genomic region harbors:
- a CDS encoding UDP-N-acetylmuramoyl-L-alanyl-D-glutamate--2,6-diaminopimelate ligase — MKLNRILEDPEIVEVRNNNPESEIEHIAYNSQKVVPNSLFVAIKGLKTDGHQYIGDAISRGASLVIYEHDLDEYQDGVMYVKVRNARHMLGTMSSRFYGHPSEGLSITGVTGTNGKTTITHMLKSIFQKDGRKCGLIGTINNQIGDEIIDNAGRTTPDSLEVQEIISEMVEAGCQNLVMEVSSHALDLDRVNGVAFDYGIFSNLTQDHLDYHKTFENYFEAKAKLFTYTSKANIINCDDEWGKKLYDRCAQKKGVAVYSYGLNPECDFYARDMKYSIDGTHYTLVTKDGEEEIYLSMPGEVMVYNSMAAIINALLEGISIEVIKEALASMSGVEGRMERLDLGTDFDIIIDYAHSPDSLERLLKSVKAMYDGKVYLVFGCNGDRDKEKRPIMGRIAGAFADHIIVTSDNPASEDPQSIIDTVAAAVAEKTDAYETVLRRWDAIYYAATLPKAGDVLVLAGKGHEKQETMKDENLYYNEWETAEEAVRRLKAGK; from the coding sequence ATGAAACTAAATCGTATTTTGGAAGATCCGGAGATTGTAGAAGTACGGAACAACAATCCCGAGAGTGAGATCGAACATATTGCCTATAATTCCCAGAAGGTGGTTCCAAACAGCCTGTTTGTTGCCATCAAAGGGCTGAAAACCGACGGACATCAGTATATCGGAGACGCCATCAGCCGCGGGGCCAGCCTGGTTATCTACGAGCACGACCTGGACGAATATCAGGACGGCGTCATGTATGTCAAGGTCCGGAACGCCCGCCATATGCTGGGCACCATGTCCAGCCGTTTTTACGGCCATCCGTCTGAAGGGCTCTCCATTACCGGCGTGACCGGCACTAATGGAAAGACCACCATCACACATATGCTCAAAAGCATTTTTCAGAAGGATGGGCGAAAATGCGGCCTGATCGGCACCATCAATAACCAGATCGGGGACGAAATCATCGACAATGCCGGCCGTACTACACCAGATTCGCTGGAGGTACAGGAGATCATTTCAGAGATGGTCGAAGCCGGATGTCAGAACCTGGTGATGGAGGTCTCATCCCATGCGCTGGATCTCGACCGTGTCAACGGCGTGGCCTTTGACTACGGCATTTTCTCCAATCTGACCCAGGACCACCTGGATTACCACAAGACCTTTGAAAATTATTTTGAAGCCAAGGCCAAGCTGTTTACCTATACCTCTAAGGCCAACATCATCAACTGCGATGATGAATGGGGCAAAAAGCTGTATGACCGCTGCGCCCAGAAAAAAGGTGTGGCGGTATATTCCTACGGGCTGAATCCGGAATGTGATTTTTACGCCAGAGATATGAAATACAGTATTGACGGCACCCATTATACACTGGTGACTAAGGACGGCGAGGAAGAAATTTACCTTTCCATGCCTGGCGAGGTCATGGTCTACAACAGTATGGCGGCCATTATCAACGCCCTGCTGGAGGGCATTTCCATTGAGGTCATCAAAGAAGCTCTGGCCTCCATGTCTGGGGTAGAGGGCCGGATGGAACGTCTGGATCTCGGCACTGATTTTGACATCATCATCGATTATGCCCACTCGCCCGATTCTCTGGAACGCTTGTTAAAATCGGTCAAGGCCATGTACGACGGCAAGGTTTATCTGGTCTTTGGCTGCAATGGGGACCGCGATAAGGAAAAACGGCCGATCATGGGCCGGATCGCCGGCGCTTTTGCCGACCATATTATTGTGACCTCGGACAATCCGGCCAGCGAGGACCCGCAGTCCATCATTGACACTGTGGCCGCAGCAGTAGCCGAAAAAACCGACGCCTATGAAACTGTACTGCGCCGCTGGGACGCAATCTACTACGCCGCCACCCTTCCAAAGGCAGGCGACGTGCTGGTTCTGGCCGGTAAAGGCCATGAAAAACAGGAAACCATGAAAGACGAAAACCTGTATTACAACGAATGGGAAACCGCTGAGGAAGCTGTGAGACGGCTGAAAGCCGGTAAATAA
- a CDS encoding epoxyqueuosine reductase, which produces MKAYVTKLIEDYVNAYEKTSETKWGTPLVGFADAAHPRLSEFREVADKNHVMPREVLEDATVVVCYFLPFTPETARSNITGRLSSSDWARAYEDTNALFNELNAHIIEQLEARGCRAAVSPEATTFDREILMSRWSQRHMAWLAGLGTFGLNNMLITDKGCCGRFSSVVTNLEVEPGAPLTAENCLYKWEGKCGVCVKHCFSGALSTDGYDRKICFGVCSENAAVYRGFGNSYAAGAGEAVLDTGSEVCGKCLVGVPCAFAKPVRES; this is translated from the coding sequence ATGAAAGCGTATGTAACCAAACTGATCGAGGATTATGTAAACGCGTATGAAAAGACAAGTGAGACAAAGTGGGGAACGCCGCTGGTGGGTTTTGCCGACGCAGCGCACCCAAGGCTTTCAGAGTTCAGGGAGGTGGCGGACAAAAATCATGTGATGCCGCGGGAGGTACTGGAGGACGCCACCGTGGTGGTCTGTTATTTTCTGCCCTTCACTCCTGAGACGGCCCGGTCCAACATCACAGGACGGCTGTCATCATCGGACTGGGCACGAGCCTACGAAGATACCAACGCGTTATTTAATGAGCTGAACGCTCACATCATCGAGCAACTGGAGGCTAGGGGCTGCCGCGCAGCGGTTTCGCCGGAGGCCACCACCTTTGACCGGGAAATTCTCATGAGCCGGTGGTCGCAGCGTCATATGGCCTGGCTCGCCGGACTGGGGACCTTTGGACTCAACAATATGCTCATCACCGACAAGGGCTGCTGCGGCCGTTTCAGCAGCGTGGTCACGAATCTGGAGGTGGAACCAGGCGCGCCGCTTACGGCTGAGAACTGTCTGTACAAGTGGGAAGGCAAATGCGGGGTGTGCGTGAAGCATTGTTTTTCAGGCGCTCTGAGCACAGATGGCTATGACCGGAAAATATGCTTTGGCGTCTGCTCTGAAAACGCCGCCGTTTACCGGGGGTTCGGCAACTCCTACGCCGCCGGCGCAGGTGAAGCTGTCCTGGACACTGGCAGCGAGGTCTGCGGCAAATGCCTAGTCGGTGTACCCTGTGCCTTCGCAAAGCCGGTTCGGGAATCATAA
- a CDS encoding diguanylate cyclase, producing MTIKEKTFQLIPALFLIMLVLGGAVLVLLSNLLPHANNRFDAGPVTLLTESWAVDSGLTESETALPATFPSDSVRLTAVLPESLPADAVLGIPTAYQSLTVSVNGTEIYSLPADTAFGNLYHVVSIPEDSGGETVTLSVASLYDSANLHLGSISFGSRTAVLFSQMNQDVGSMFVSLFLLIIGVLLLATFGFLPGPKTGRDRFIYLGTFSILSALWILTDSNFLQFLPFNTTFGVLLSFYSFTLMVIPIIQFIKLGSHERYHKAYDVITLLMLANFLANICVSMVNVLYLPNMLVITHTLLISAIFLFIGTLIHSWVKCHERRVSTLFAAFLLLCAAGVIDLVRFYINPVDNDNSLFFKIGLLVFIAVLGLSSIRDSLRLFRDAVHVEVYKKLAYTDTTTKLANRTAYERDLENLRHSLPIESLTIVSFDLNNLKLTNDTLGHSMGDTLIIDSGTCIQSSFKETGNCYRIGGDEFCVIAKNLEHSVLKACLDAFDASILEYNEGHEPRLDIARGYSCGPVHTAGALDQLIRQADQAMYLCKEECHLSGR from the coding sequence GTGACAATAAAGGAAAAAACCTTTCAACTTATTCCTGCTCTGTTCCTGATCATGCTGGTTCTGGGCGGCGCTGTCCTTGTATTACTGTCAAACCTGCTTCCCCATGCCAACAATCGTTTTGACGCGGGGCCTGTTACTCTGCTGACGGAAAGCTGGGCAGTGGACAGTGGCTTGACAGAATCGGAAACCGCTCTGCCGGCAACGTTTCCGTCGGATTCTGTCCGTCTGACCGCGGTTCTTCCCGAGAGTCTTCCGGCGGACGCTGTTTTGGGGATCCCGACAGCCTACCAGTCCCTCACTGTATCCGTCAATGGTACAGAAATCTACAGTCTGCCGGCAGACACCGCCTTTGGCAATCTTTACCATGTGGTTTCGATCCCTGAGGATTCAGGCGGCGAAACCGTCACCCTGTCCGTTGCGTCGCTCTATGATTCGGCCAACCTGCATCTGGGCAGTATCAGCTTTGGCAGCCGGACTGCTGTATTGTTCAGTCAGATGAACCAGGATGTTGGCAGCATGTTTGTATCACTTTTCCTGCTGATCATTGGTGTTCTGCTGCTGGCTACCTTCGGTTTCCTGCCCGGCCCCAAAACCGGGCGTGACCGTTTCATCTATCTGGGTACCTTCTCGATCCTGTCGGCCCTGTGGATTCTGACAGACTCCAACTTTCTGCAGTTTCTTCCGTTTAACACCACCTTTGGCGTGCTCCTGTCCTTCTATAGCTTCACGCTGATGGTCATTCCCATCATCCAGTTTATTAAGCTGGGAAGCCACGAACGCTACCACAAGGCCTACGATGTTATCACCCTGCTGATGCTTGCAAATTTTCTGGCTAATATCTGTGTTTCCATGGTCAATGTCCTGTATCTGCCGAATATGCTGGTCATCACGCACACCTTGCTCATCAGCGCGATTTTTCTGTTTATCGGAACCCTTATTCACAGCTGGGTCAAGTGCCATGAGCGGCGCGTCAGCACGCTGTTTGCCGCCTTTCTGCTGTTGTGTGCCGCGGGCGTCATCGATCTGGTACGCTTTTACATCAATCCGGTGGACAACGACAACAGCCTGTTCTTTAAAATCGGACTGCTGGTGTTTATCGCCGTCCTCGGCCTTTCAAGCATCCGGGACAGCCTGAGGCTTTTCCGGGACGCGGTTCATGTCGAGGTCTATAAAAAGCTGGCCTACACTGACACCACCACTAAGCTGGCCAACCGGACAGCCTACGAGCGGGATCTCGAAAACCTGCGCCACTCGCTGCCCATCGAAAGCCTGACCATTGTCTCCTTTGATTTGAACAACCTCAAGCTGACCAATGATACTCTTGGCCACAGTATGGGTGACACTCTGATCATCGACAGCGGCACCTGTATTCAGTCGAGCTTTAAGGAAACCGGTAACTGCTACCGGATCGGCGGCGATGAGTTTTGTGTTATCGCCAAAAATCTGGAGCACAGCGTTCTCAAGGCCTGCCTCGACGCCTTTGACGCTTCCATTCTCGAGTACAATGAAGGCCATGAGCCCAGGCTCGACATCGCCCGCGGCTACAGCTGCGGCCCTGTCCACACTGCCGGCGCCCTCGACCAGCTGATCCGCCAGGCCGACCAGGCCATGTACCTTTGCAAAGAAGAATGCCATTTATCCGGCCGTTAA
- a CDS encoding HAD-IC family P-type ATPase has product MKKHSAAGRQPITRLNPDPALGLTSEQAQHRAEAGWHNRTGDRLSKTEGQIIRDNIFTFFNLLFFALALCLFMVKAYTDMLFLGIVIINVLIGIIQELKVKRTLDKIALLSGQNARVIRDGVVQTLPPDALVLDDIALFGPGSSICADAILYSGAVEVNESLLTGESDIVAKSTGDCLLSGSFIVSGSCSARLDKVGGDSYAASITQEAKRRKKHRSEMMRDLDRMLKLIGIGIIPLGLIMFFKQSALLNTGVPYAVSSTVAAMVGMIPEGLYLLVNIALAVSVVNLARRRTLVHELSCIENLARVDTLCLDKTGTLTEGVMEVTGVLPLSGLSEGDLEKHLAAFQKAATSENATATALNHYCTQDAPSLSVKSEIPFSSERKWNALILDDGSACFLGAPKRLLGKNYTRYTSRLKPYLASGKRVLLLAQGTAASVEAPENSNLRPLGFIFLSDKLRHDVQETLAYFREQGVAIKVISGDNAEAVSEIARRAGVNGAGAYIDASSLDEDADMVAAAENHSVFGRVTPEQKRRLIRGLKESGHTVAMIGDGVNDVLALKEADCSIAMAAGSDAAQHVSQMVLLDSDFSVMPQIVREGRRVINNIERSAALFLVKNIFSFILSLILLFVAVPYPFLPIHITLISGLMIGIPSFALTFEPNDRQVRGHFLKNVLSGALPGGLVNAFNLLAVLTAGSLLGLPMSQISTVCTLLVGVTGLLVLFKLCQPLSLPRAGLIAAMGVGFFGAAFLFGPLFSLSLLTLEGWLILGILTALSPLLMTGLTALLRRLEQQQKKTKSLKKNKAAEPARD; this is encoded by the coding sequence ATGAAAAAGCATTCTGCTGCCGGACGGCAGCCCATCACACGACTGAACCCCGACCCCGCCCTGGGGCTGACCAGCGAACAGGCACAGCACCGCGCAGAAGCGGGCTGGCATAACAGGACAGGTGACCGTCTGTCCAAAACCGAGGGACAGATCATTCGAGATAATATCTTTACCTTTTTTAATTTGCTGTTTTTCGCGCTGGCCCTTTGTCTTTTTATGGTTAAGGCCTATACCGACATGCTTTTTCTGGGCATTGTCATCATCAATGTACTCATCGGCATCATCCAGGAGCTCAAGGTCAAGCGCACACTGGACAAAATCGCCCTGCTCTCAGGCCAGAACGCACGGGTCATTCGGGACGGTGTGGTTCAGACGCTGCCACCGGATGCGCTGGTGCTGGACGACATCGCACTCTTTGGCCCCGGCAGCTCAATCTGCGCCGACGCCATTCTGTACAGCGGCGCTGTGGAGGTCAACGAATCTCTGCTGACCGGCGAGTCCGACATCGTTGCCAAGAGCACGGGCGACTGCCTGCTCTCCGGCAGCTTCATCGTCTCCGGCAGCTGCTCCGCCCGTCTGGACAAGGTCGGCGGGGACTCCTACGCCGCCAGCATTACCCAGGAGGCCAAACGCCGTAAAAAACATCGTTCTGAAATGATGCGTGACCTTGACCGGATGCTGAAGCTCATCGGCATTGGCATTATTCCTCTGGGGCTTATCATGTTTTTCAAGCAGAGCGCCCTTTTAAACACAGGTGTTCCCTATGCGGTCAGCTCCACTGTGGCCGCCATGGTGGGCATGATTCCAGAGGGCCTGTACCTGCTGGTCAACATTGCTCTGGCCGTCAGCGTTGTCAACCTGGCCCGCCGCAGAACTCTGGTACACGAGCTGTCCTGCATTGAGAACCTGGCCCGAGTGGATACCCTGTGTCTGGACAAAACCGGCACCCTGACCGAAGGCGTCATGGAAGTCACCGGCGTCCTTCCGCTCTCCGGCCTCTCAGAGGGCGACCTTGAAAAGCATCTCGCTGCTTTTCAAAAGGCTGCCACCTCAGAAAACGCCACAGCTACCGCCCTGAACCATTATTGTACGCAGGATGCTCCGTCCCTTTCTGTAAAATCGGAGATTCCTTTTTCCTCTGAGCGCAAATGGAATGCCCTTATCCTGGATGACGGCTCTGCCTGCTTTCTGGGCGCGCCCAAGCGGCTTCTGGGTAAAAACTACACCCGCTACACCTCCCGGCTAAAGCCTTATCTGGCCTCTGGAAAGCGGGTGCTCCTGCTGGCTCAGGGCACCGCAGCGTCTGTCGAAGCTCCTGAAAACAGCAATCTGAGACCCCTCGGCTTTATTTTTCTCTCCGACAAGCTGCGGCACGATGTTCAGGAAACCCTGGCCTATTTCAGAGAACAGGGTGTGGCGATCAAGGTGATCTCCGGTGACAACGCCGAAGCCGTTTCTGAGATCGCGCGGCGCGCGGGGGTGAACGGCGCCGGCGCCTATATTGACGCCAGTTCCCTTGACGAGGACGCGGATATGGTCGCGGCCGCTGAGAACCACAGCGTTTTCGGCCGGGTTACGCCTGAGCAGAAGCGCCGTCTGATCCGCGGTTTAAAGGAAAGCGGCCACACGGTTGCCATGATCGGCGACGGTGTCAACGATGTCCTGGCACTCAAGGAGGCGGACTGCAGCATCGCCATGGCAGCAGGCAGCGACGCAGCCCAGCACGTATCTCAAATGGTACTGCTGGATTCAGATTTTTCCGTGATGCCTCAGATCGTCAGGGAGGGGCGGCGGGTCATTAACAATATCGAGCGCTCCGCCGCACTGTTTCTGGTCAAGAACATTTTTTCCTTTATCCTGTCCCTGATCCTGTTGTTCGTGGCGGTCCCCTATCCCTTTCTGCCCATACACATCACTCTGATCAGCGGGCTGATGATCGGAATTCCTTCCTTTGCCCTGACCTTTGAGCCCAATGACCGCCAGGTGCGCGGGCATTTTCTGAAAAATGTGCTGTCCGGTGCGCTGCCCGGCGGGCTGGTCAACGCCTTTAACCTGCTGGCTGTCCTGACCGCCGGCTCCCTTCTGGGCCTGCCCATGAGTCAGATTTCCACAGTCTGCACGCTTCTGGTCGGCGTTACCGGGCTTCTGGTGCTTTTTAAGCTCTGTCAGCCGCTGAGCCTGCCACGGGCTGGCCTCATCGCGGCCATGGGCGTGGGCTTTTTCGGGGCTGCCTTCCTGTTTGGCCCTCTGTTCAGCCTCAGCCTGCTCACCCTGGAGGGCTGGCTGATCCTTGGCATCCTTACCGCACTGTCTCCCCTGCTGATGACCGGCCTGACAGCCCTTTTGCGCCGGCTTGAGCAGCAGCAGAAAAAAACTAAAAGCTTGAAAAAAAACAAAGCCGCTGAGCCTGCGCGAGACTGA
- a CDS encoding Rrf2 family transcriptional regulator yields MRISAKGRYGLAAMIAIAQGDFEGDYVPVIVIAEKLGLSKIYLEQVFSLLKRAGLVHSVKGAQGGYRLTREPDQINAHEILTALEQILFESTETSVEEASPAIEHAMQKSVFTPLDQTVQAYLEKITLDELVVEAGRYKGNNHFMFFI; encoded by the coding sequence ATGCGTATATCCGCGAAGGGACGGTATGGTCTGGCGGCCATGATCGCCATTGCCCAAGGAGATTTTGAGGGGGACTATGTTCCGGTCATCGTGATTGCGGAAAAGCTGGGGCTCTCTAAAATATATCTTGAACAGGTTTTTTCTCTGCTGAAGCGCGCCGGACTGGTTCATTCTGTCAAAGGCGCCCAGGGCGGCTACCGGCTGACAAGAGAGCCGGACCAGATCAATGCCCATGAGATTCTGACCGCGCTGGAGCAGATTCTTTTTGAAAGCACTGAGACCAGTGTGGAGGAGGCTTCGCCCGCCATCGAACACGCGATGCAGAAGTCTGTGTTCACCCCGCTGGACCAGACGGTTCAGGCGTATCTTGAAAAGATCACACTGGATGAACTGGTTGTCGAAGCGGGCCGGTATAAGGGAAACAACCACTTCATGTTTTTTATCTGA
- a CDS encoding FtsX-like permease family protein, whose product MKALRKDTVREIRKSLSRFLSIVAIIALGICFFGGVKSTSPSMKYTANQYFEEQKLADIHLVSTYGFTDDDVAALKKVDGVAAVMPSYSTDVIVENGEKRPVFKVLAVPAEDGLNQPLLLEGRMPEKDNECVIEKPDITGPHTGRNAYSIGSTIRMSPEVGDKKLEDTLSQNEYTVVGYIRSPQYISIERGSTSVGSGDISFYMMVKPGVFKTERYTDAYVYSTASADGVSAYSTEYKDAVSALESRLETVGHDRLQVNYDDIITTGTQELDKAKRELLDAQTTFEEEIQKAEQKLRDAEQQIADGEADLAEGQRSYDEMVASTTATLNEKEAQLNAAAAQLASGQQQYAEGLSQYGQNKAAYEAGKPAAEAAIAEAEKQLSDAAQGIAQLKSAIAQIEAIPEEQRPPELKEKLKQLKSQLETAQAAYDAGSAELAANRQKLADTENQLAAAKAQLDQSKAALDSGAAQAEQGRAAIAQGWQQLEQGKTQAQQQLAEGQQQLDDARKQLAEGRAELETQRAEGQQQLDDARQKIADSEKELKDVDFGKWYVFNRDDNPGYSGYGEDANRIDNVAGIFPVFFLLVAALVAFTTMTRMVEEQRMEIGTLKALGYRPASIASKFVIYAALAAAVGCAIGVVSGINTLPGLIVGAYSLLYQVPALSLSVPWGAIIISCIITLLCTVGAAVLICSVELREEPSELMRPKAPKIGKRIFLEKIPFIWKRMGFISKVTARNILRYKARFFMTVIGISGCTALILAGFGLQDSIFSIIPKQFEEISVYDGMMAFKNEDTLEAKAPLESELKADPQVKDGMLAKQLKMSVALDNGGHSKDAYLYVPETPGDMNRFIDLRHRKEPDKKLTLDDSGAIITEKLANDLGIQVGDTIRLYSDDREFKIKVADITENYIENYVYVSPKAYEAASGEPAKYNVAYFNLKDTSTDAENAFGEKWLDNSDVVSVSFTGSIVKSSTDSLSSLNMVVLVMLVAAGALAFVVLYNLTNINVSERVREIATIRVLGFYDRETNNYIFRENIILSFIGMLIGLGLGIILNNFIITTVETDIVMFGRGIDPSSYVFACIFTIAFTLIVNLFMAPVIKRVDMVESLKSIE is encoded by the coding sequence ATGAAAGCATTAAGAAAAGATACAGTGCGGGAAATACGGAAATCCCTGAGCCGTTTTTTGTCCATCGTGGCCATTATCGCTCTGGGAATCTGTTTCTTTGGCGGCGTTAAGAGCACCAGTCCCAGCATGAAATACACAGCCAACCAATATTTTGAAGAACAGAAGCTGGCGGATATCCATCTGGTATCCACCTATGGCTTTACCGATGACGATGTGGCGGCCCTGAAAAAGGTGGACGGCGTGGCAGCCGTCATGCCGTCCTACTCTACCGATGTGATTGTGGAAAACGGCGAAAAGCGTCCAGTGTTCAAGGTGCTGGCCGTACCGGCTGAGGACGGCCTGAACCAGCCCCTGCTGCTGGAGGGCCGCATGCCGGAAAAGGATAACGAGTGCGTGATCGAGAAGCCGGACATCACCGGACCGCATACGGGCCGGAATGCCTACAGCATCGGAAGCACCATCAGGATGTCGCCTGAGGTGGGTGACAAGAAGCTGGAGGACACCCTGTCCCAGAATGAGTACACAGTGGTGGGCTATATCCGTTCGCCCCAGTACATCTCCATCGAACGCGGCTCCACCTCCGTGGGCAGCGGGGATATTTCTTTCTATATGATGGTTAAGCCCGGGGTCTTTAAGACCGAGCGCTACACCGACGCCTATGTCTACTCCACGGCCAGTGCGGATGGCGTCTCGGCCTATAGCACTGAATACAAGGATGCGGTGTCGGCGCTGGAAAGCCGTCTGGAAACTGTGGGCCACGACCGCCTGCAGGTCAACTATGATGATATTATAACCACAGGCACCCAGGAGCTGGATAAGGCTAAACGGGAGCTTCTGGACGCCCAGACCACCTTCGAGGAGGAGATCCAAAAGGCTGAGCAGAAGCTGCGCGACGCCGAACAGCAGATTGCTGACGGCGAGGCCGATCTGGCAGAGGGACAGAGAAGCTATGACGAGATGGTGGCCTCTACCACAGCGACCTTAAATGAAAAGGAGGCTCAGTTAAACGCAGCGGCAGCCCAGCTGGCCTCCGGACAGCAGCAGTACGCCGAGGGACTGAGCCAGTACGGCCAGAACAAGGCCGCCTATGAGGCGGGCAAACCGGCCGCGGAGGCCGCCATTGCCGAGGCTGAAAAGCAGCTGTCCGATGCGGCCCAGGGTATTGCGCAGCTAAAATCCGCCATCGCCCAGATTGAGGCGATCCCGGAAGAACAGCGGCCGCCAGAGCTTAAGGAAAAACTGAAACAGCTGAAAAGCCAGCTTGAGACAGCGCAGGCGGCTTATGATGCCGGGAGCGCGGAGCTGGCCGCGAACAGACAAAAGCTGGCCGATACTGAGAATCAGCTGGCAGCGGCTAAGGCCCAGCTGGACCAGTCAAAGGCGGCACTGGACAGCGGAGCCGCCCAGGCGGAGCAGGGAAGAGCTGCCATCGCCCAGGGCTGGCAGCAGCTGGAGCAGGGTAAGACTCAGGCCCAGCAGCAGCTGGCAGAAGGGCAGCAGCAGCTGGACGACGCCCGGAAACAGCTGGCGGAGGGCCGCGCGGAGCTGGAAACCCAGCGCGCCGAGGGACAGCAGCAGCTGGATGACGCCAGACAGAAAATCGCAGACAGCGAGAAGGAGCTGAAGGATGTAGACTTTGGCAAATGGTATGTGTTTAACCGCGACGATAATCCGGGCTACAGCGGTTACGGTGAGGACGCCAACCGCATCGACAACGTGGCCGGTATTTTTCCAGTGTTCTTCCTGCTGGTGGCGGCGCTGGTAGCTTTTACGACCATGACCCGCATGGTCGAGGAGCAGCGCATGGAAATCGGAACTTTAAAGGCACTGGGCTACAGGCCGGCCAGTATTGCATCCAAGTTTGTGATCTACGCGGCCCTGGCCGCCGCGGTGGGCTGTGCCATTGGCGTGGTCAGCGGCATCAATACCCTGCCGGGGTTGATCGTAGGCGCTTACAGCCTGCTATATCAGGTACCGGCGTTGTCACTCTCAGTGCCGTGGGGCGCCATCATTATCAGCTGTATCATCACCCTTTTGTGCACTGTGGGCGCAGCGGTTTTGATCTGCTCTGTGGAGCTGAGAGAGGAGCCTTCTGAACTCATGCGGCCAAAGGCCCCGAAGATCGGTAAGCGGATTTTTCTGGAAAAAATTCCATTCATCTGGAAACGCATGGGCTTTATCTCAAAGGTGACTGCCCGAAATATCCTGCGCTACAAGGCCCGTTTCTTCATGACCGTTATCGGGATTTCCGGGTGTACCGCCCTGATTCTGGCTGGTTTTGGCCTTCAGGACTCGATCTTTTCCATCATTCCCAAGCAGTTTGAGGAAATCTCTGTCTACGACGGCATGATGGCCTTTAAAAATGAGGATACTCTGGAGGCCAAAGCGCCCCTTGAGTCCGAGCTTAAGGCCGATCCTCAGGTTAAGGACGGCATGCTGGCCAAACAGCTGAAAATGAGTGTGGCGCTGGACAACGGCGGTCATTCCAAGGACGCTTACCTCTACGTGCCGGAAACGCCCGGTGATATGAACCGTTTCATCGACCTAAGGCACCGGAAGGAGCCGGATAAAAAGCTGACTCTGGACGACAGTGGGGCCATTATCACCGAAAAACTCGCAAATGACCTTGGGATTCAGGTCGGCGACACGATCCGGCTGTATTCAGATGATCGGGAATTTAAGATTAAAGTTGCGGACATTACAGAAAACTATATTGAAAATTATGTGTACGTGTCGCCAAAGGCCTATGAAGCCGCTTCGGGCGAGCCGGCCAAATACAATGTGGCTTATTTTAATCTGAAGGACACCAGCACAGATGCAGAAAACGCCTTTGGAGAAAAGTGGCTGGATAACAGCGATGTGGTGTCAGTGAGCTTTACGGGCAGCATCGTCAAATCCTCCACCGACAGTCTGAGCAGCCTGAACATGGTGGTGCTTGTCATGCTGGTGGCCGCTGGGGCTCTGGCCTTTGTGGTGCTCTATAATCTGACCAACATTAATGTGTCGGAGCGCGTGCGGGAGATCGCCACCATCCGGGTTCTGGGCTTTTATGACCGGGAGACCAACAATTACATCTTCAGGGAAAACATCATCCTGTCCTTTATCGGCATGCTCATCGGCCTGGGACTGGGAATTATCCTGAACAACTTTATCATCACCACTGTGGAGACCGACATCGTCATGTTCGGCCGGGGCATCGACCCGAGCAGCTACGTTTTTGCCTGTATCTTCACCATAGCCTTTACGCTGATTGTCAATCTTTTTATGGCGCCGGTGATCAAAAGAGTGGATATGGTTGAGTCGCTCAAGAGTATTGAGTAG
- a CDS encoding GNAT family N-acetyltransferase: MIITAVKDSDKTNFMALLLLADEDLKMIEKYLYRGELFALYDDGLKSVCVVTRESDSVCELKNIATYEKWHGKGYGSQLLEHVFSHYKDQYATMRVGTGDVPWILQFYQKNGFKPSHRVRNFFNDNYDHPMFEDGVQLVDMVYLSKDL, encoded by the coding sequence ATGATAATAACTGCGGTCAAAGACAGCGATAAAACAAATTTTATGGCACTTTTGCTTCTTGCCGATGAAGATTTGAAGATGATCGAGAAATACCTGTATCGCGGAGAACTGTTTGCCCTGTATGATGATGGCTTAAAAAGCGTTTGCGTTGTTACGCGGGAGAGCGATTCTGTCTGCGAATTGAAAAACATAGCTACTTATGAAAAATGGCATGGAAAAGGTTATGGAAGCCAACTTTTAGAACACGTATTTTCGCATTACAAAGATCAATATGCAACAATGCGTGTGGGAACAGGTGATGTCCCGTGGATTTTACAGTTTTACCAGAAAAATGGTTTTAAGCCATCTCACAGGGTTCGGAACTTTTTCAACGATAACTACGACCACCCGATGTTTGAGGATGGTGTTCAGCTGGTAGACATGGTTTATTTAAGCAAAGACTTATAA
- a CDS encoding helix-turn-helix transcriptional regulator has translation MKTRIRELRKQRHISQAELARAVRVTRLTITSIENEKYTASLALAYKISKYFGLAIEQVFDFSEIDEEEKSHEFL, from the coding sequence ATGAAAACACGTATCCGCGAATTGAGAAAACAAAGGCATATTTCCCAGGCCGAACTGGCAAGGGCCGTCCGGGTCACCCGGCTGACCATCACCTCCATCGAGAATGAAAAGTACACGGCCTCGCTGGCCCTCGCGTATAAAATCTCAAAATACTTTGGCCTGGCCATCGAACAGGTCTTTGATTTCTCAGAAATTGATGAGGAGGAAAAAAGCCATGAATTCCTTTAG